The region AGATATTTACTGTCTGAAGTAAACATCATTGTCAGAGACACTGGCAACAAATTGACTAAGGCAGTGCTATGCACCATTACTTTCAGTAGTGTTTGCTTTTCCGCAACTTCTTTTACAAAAACACTAAACTTTACTACACTTCTTCAAAAACTCAAACTAAACACAATTATCTTGTTTGCAATTCTGCCATATAGTCTTGCCACTGTAGTCTTCAATAACTTTATCTAGGATGGgaggttttcatttttaataaggGTCTAAAAGACGGATGTGAATAAATAACTAGTACAGCTAAAGGCTAGTTTCCCTGAATTCAATTTAAGCCTATAAAATAGGACATCCTCCCCTACAGCGTATAACTGGAAAACTAATATTGACCATTTGATAGTCATCAGGCTTCCACACAGACTCTGTCATTGTTAGAGGCCACCATACACTAAATAAAACTCCAGGTATAATTAGTAGAAAAGACTTTCGAGGCATTAAATATTCTTTGTCATCTAAGCTACACAATCTCAATGCCAACTTTCCAAGCCACACAGCACAGTCCACCAAGGCAAACATGCATTCATCAAGTGAAAGAAATCATGTTTGTTTAGCTTTGCAGATGAGGTTCATTTAACAGCTTTGCTTAAAATTAAACTCCacacaatatttacaaattaGCCATAAAAAAAGTCTGTGATGGGTTTGTCAAAGGGCACATCTGAAATGGTAAAGTTCAAAGTATTTTCTAAATATAAACCgcaacattaaatgtaaatagaaTTAGCATTTTAACACAACCTTATTTATCATGCCCATGGACACAATACAGACTTTCTAAGAACCTTTACCAGTATGTGAATTCAAGAGCAatagaaataacaaaatgtagCAGTTAAACGTCAACAAAAACCCTTAGAGCTGCATTTAATATCACATTTATTGTTCTTCAAAACTGAGTCTGTTGTGCTTTGAAGGTCATctcatgaggaaaaaaaaaaaaagtccacatTCAAAAACTGTCAGATTTACAATCTCAGCGGAGCAAGAGCAGGATCATCTGCATTGCACAACTGATGTGTGCAAAACATTATTCGTTTTTAAGAATAGTAGACAGTTTTTATGGGCCGCGCTATAGTCTGCCCAATAacacaggaagagaaaaatTGCAATGTGGGACtatttgaaaaacaaagataaaatattaaactgcCCTGGTATACGTTAATTTTGAAATTATTGCATCACTAAAATATTTACTATTAAATTGCCACAAACTCTGTAACTCTTGTGCTATGCTTAAAGATATCCGTAGGAAACCTGCATATAAAGAAGTCATTGGTTTTTAAATCAAAGTTTCTAAAGAGGTCAAAAGTTTGTAAATGTGGGTTGCAGTTGCAGAGCAAAACCACATTTATTCATGAAATGCATTTACATGGGATGCCTTTGCAAAATTTGATAAAATTACTTAATCAAATCACGCtgtaaaatgtgtcattttatcAGTGTTTACATTATTATACACACAGTTAGGTTTTCTAGAAGAATCTCTACTAAAACTGTAGACCAATAATGATCAGTCCGCTAAATTCATTCCTAGCATCGATGTGTTTGTATGATAAAGTGTAATGTCATAAAAAGCCCTAATGATCCTTCTTCTTTGCcgtttttggtttcttttcttCAACAACTACTTCTGCCTGCTCTTCCAcctgttctctcctcttcctcttttcacaCTTTTTATCAGAATATTCCCTGTCCATCACTATTCCTGCTGCATTGTGTTCATTGGCTGAATCTGGAGGTGTGCGAGAAGTGGTTCCTTTGTCTTTCCTCTTGCTCTTCCTTTTGTCTGGAGAAAGGGCCTCCACATCCCCGGTGTCTTCCCCAGCTGTCGGGATGCCGAACTCCCTCACCccttgtttgttctttttcttcttcttcttcttcctcctctccaaATCACCCTGCTTTTCATCAACAACCTCTTCAGTcacctccttcttcttcttcttcttcttcttcttcttctcattgCGCTCTTCCATGTCGCTATGGTTGGGGGAGGGCTCAGTGGATGCGGGCGTGTTCCCTGGAGAGGAGGCAGCCGAGAGACTCTTGCCACAGCCTGTCTTTAGCCGAGCCATCCGCTGCGCAAAGTACTCCTGCATGGTCAGGGTGCTGGTCACCGTGCTGAGCTCCATCTCTGGGTGGGCTGGCTGGTCCTGCTCACTGCTGTCCTGTTCTTTCTCCTCCTGAGAATCACAACCATTGCTGGACTGTGGAAAAGAAGGCAATGAGTCAATGTAAAGACATAAATGATCACAATCTAGAGGCAAATTtaatcaattaaacaaaagatttcacagccacacacacacacacacacacacacacacacacacacacacacacatatatatatatatatataatgtatatatatgtgtgtgtgtgtatatatatatatatatatatatatatgtatatatatatacatatatatatatatatatatatatatacacacacacacacacacacacacatacatatatatatacacatatacatatatacacacatacatatatatatacacacatacatatatacacacacacacacacacacatatatatatatatgtatatgtgtatatatatatacacacacacacacacactatatatgtatatatatatatatatataatgtatatatatatatatatatatatatatatatatatatatatatatatatatacacacacatatacatacatacatacatatacacacacacacacacatatatatatatatatatattgtgtgtgtatatatatgtatgtatatgtatatatatgtgtgtgtgtatatatatgtatgtatatgtatatatatatatatatatatatatatatatatatatacatacacacacacacacacatatatatatatatgtatatgtgtatatatatatacacacacacacacacactatatatgtatatatatatatatatatataatgtatatatatatatatatatatatatatatatatatatatatatatatatatatatatatatatataatgtatatatatatatatatatatatatatatatatatatatatatatatatatatatatatatacacacacatatacatacatacatacatatacacacacacacacacatatatatatatatatatattgtgtgtgtatatatatgtatgtatatgtatatatatgtgtgtgtgtatatatatgtatgtatatgtatatatatatatatatatatatatatatatatatatatatatatacacacacacacatacatatatacacacatacatatatacacacatacatatatacacacacacacacatatatatatatatatatatatatatatatatatatatatatataaatatgtatatgtatatatatatatatatatatatatatacacacatacatacacacacatatataaataatatatacatacatttatatatatatgtaatatgtatttatatatatataatgtgtgtgtatatgtgtgtgtatatatatataaaaaatacacatacatattacatatatataaataatataaatatacatacacacatatatatgtatatttatattatttatatatgtaatgtgtgtgtatatgtatatatatatatatatatatatatatatatatatatatatatatatatatacatacacacacacacacatacatacacacacacacatatataaatatacatacatgtatatataaatatacatacatgcacacgttacacaaataatataaatatacatatgtatgtgtgtatatatatatatatatatatatatatatatatatatatatatacacacacacaacatataaatacatattacatatatataggtgtatatacacatacatatatatacacacacacacgtgtgtgtgtgtgtgtgtgtatatatatatatatatatatatatatatatatatatatatatatatataaatatgtatatgtatatatatatatatatatatatacacacatacatacacacacatatataaataatatatacatacatttatatatatatgtaatatgtatttatatatatataatgtgtgtgtatatgtgtgtgtatatatatataaaaaatacacatacatattacatatatataaataatataaatatacatacacacatatatatgtatatttatattatttatatatgtaatgtgtgtgtatatgtatatatatatatatatatatatatatatatatatatatatatatatacatacacacacacacacatacatacacacacacacatatataaatatacatacatgtatatataaatatacatacatgcacacgttacacaaataatataaatatacatatgtatgtgtgtatatatatatatatatatatatatatatatatatatatatatatatacacacacacaacatataaatacatattacatatatataggtgtatatacacatacatatatatacacacacacacgtgtgtgtatgtgtgtgtgtgtatatatatgtatatgcgtgtgtgtatatatgtatatatatacacacatatatatatatatacacatatacatatatatatacacacatatatatatatatatatacacatatacatgtatatatacatacatatacatatacatatatatatatatatatatatatatatatatacatacatacatacatacatacatgtgtgtgtgtgtgtgtgtgtataaatatatatctctGCAGAAAGTGCTACTTGTCCCAAAGCACATAGGAGAGCAGACTTGCATCAAAGTATACGCAACTAAGGGAAGACATGACAGTTAGCAACAAGACTAACCTGTCCCAACACACCCAAACACTACCACTCCCAAGAGCACATGCCACAACTAATGCCATTAAAGCTTCCTTGCCTGTTAAGACTTGTCTCATGTGATAACatcatgtttaatattaaaaattaatagGGCAAATTAAAACCTCAACAGTGAACATGGTGAAAATATGGCGATTACATCTGTTATAGGCATGACAATCTCCATAGTGTACCCAAGGATCTATACTTGGCCCCTCTTATTCTCTTGTACATATTGTGGGGCTATATCATTAAACAAAGTAGACACAATTAAACATATGTGAAGCCCCAGACAATACCAGTAGTCTTGACTGTCAAGTTTCTCATCCAacaatattttttgttataAATCCAAATAAGATCCTCTGTTGCTTCAAGTATAAAAAAGACTTTACGTAATCTTTATATAAACTTGAAACTGGCTCCTGAGCCTAAGCCCGGATGCAGTGACCTAGGTATTCTAGGTCTTGATTCTGATTTATCTTACAAATACTGCCAGGTCAACTTCACCTTTAAACTGCATAGTGTTAAGAAGTTGACTCATTTTGTTTCTCACCTGGTCTACTACAACTCACCATTCACTAGACTATACCTGTTCTGGCAGCTCTTCACCTGCTCCTGTTTCTTTTAGGAGAAACCTGAACATTCTTTTACCTGCTCTGAAAACGGCTAATTGCGAGGGAACTTTGGCGCTTCTCAGACTACTTGACTGAATGTGCCCTAAAGGTTTAGACCACAGCGCTAAATTTATCAAGACCATGTTTTGAACCCCCTCAAAAGAATATCAACCTTTTTACAAACATACTAATTAAATTTGGATTCCCTTTTATGTTTACCTTCAGTTCTTCACTCTCTGACTGCTTTAATTTGACTCATTTCTTTCCGTCCATTTTGTATTAATGTCCTTGGTCTCTTTAGACTtgattatataaatataactacATAACCACATATACACGTCATGCATTTGAAAAGGTGCTATGTAATTGTAAAGAACATTGTAAAGCCTAAATTTAGTAATGCTCCTTTCTGGCTCATATGGACACAGTACTGAGGCAATCATGCTGATCTCTTGGAGATTACACAGGTTCGTAAATGGATTAAACTGCAACAATCCCAGCAGAAAtttgactgagtgtgtgtcagcacTGGAGtggagcaaacacacaaagtcatTAGCGAGTATCATTGGATTGAAACCTTTGTGTAGCACGACAGCCTACCCAATCGCAGCAGACCATGAGGCCCTAGACAAAATGACTATGTTGAAAAGACCAAAGAGGCGCGCTTTAGATTCAACTGTACCTGGCCAACACTTAGTCATTGCGGCACCTTGGCTCCATTCGTCTTCATTTCACTAATGGGCTGCTCAATGCATAATGATTTGCGGTGAAGAATACCCACTCTGAAGCAAGTGCTAAACAACAGCGGAGCTCTACATTATGTCACGGGCAGCaatgaaaacagcatttttcaaaAAGTCCCATCAAGGGACCTTGGAAGGCGGAGCACTTGTTTGTGTGCTC is a window of Electrophorus electricus isolate fEleEle1 chromosome 3, fEleEle1.pri, whole genome shotgun sequence DNA encoding:
- the pinx1 gene encoding PIN2/TERF1-interacting telomerase inhibitor 1, with translation MSMLAEPRRKQKWSVDPRNSAWSKDESKFGQKMLERMGWSKGKGLGKSEQGATEHIKVKVKNNNMGLGTTVYNEDNWIAHQEDFNQLLAELNNCHRQNPEEPTQEEMQGFSLEKKSKTSKKRVHYMKFTKGKDLSNRSETDLACIFGKRLKQTSNQDESSNGCDSQEEKEQDSSEQDQPAHPEMELSTVTSTLTMQEYFAQRMARLKTGCGKSLSAASSPGNTPASTEPSPNHSDMEERNEKKKKKKKKKKEVTEEVVDEKQGDLERRKKKKKKKNKQGVREFGIPTAGEDTGDVEALSPDKRKSKRKDKGTTSRTPPDSANEHNAAGIVMDREYSDKKCEKRKRREQVEEQAEVVVEEKKPKTAKKKDH